DNA from Pelagibacterium nitratireducens:
CGTCGAAATCGATGCCGGCGATCTGGTGCCCGCGTGACGATACGCTGACGACGCGCGCCTCGCCCGCGCGGCGCAACGCCGGCCACAGCCCGAGCGTGAGCCGGAAATGGCCGAGATGATTGGTGGCAAACTGGCCCTCATGGCCATCGGCATCGCGGGACAGCGGCGCTGCCATGATGCCGGCGCTGTTGATCAGCATGTCGATGGCGCTGCCGGACGCCACTACCCTTGCGGCAAAGGCAGCGACCGATGCAGCCTGGGTGAGGTCGAGCGCATCCACCTCGGTTCGGGCGATCCCGGCCAAGGCGAGGGCAGCGCGGGCCGGGTCGCGGGCCGGGACGATAACACGGGCGCCAGCACCCGCCAGGGCCCGAACCGTTTCGAGGCCGATGCCGGAATGGCCGCCGGTGACAATGGCGGTCTTGCCCGCCAGATCGATGCCCTCGACGACCTCGGCGGCCGTACTGGCGGCGGTGAAGGGCGATCCGACGGGACTTTGAAGATTG
Protein-coding regions in this window:
- a CDS encoding oxidoreductase, with the protein product MSNLQSPVGSPFTAASTAAEVVEGIDLAGKTAIVTGGHSGIGLETVRALAGAGARVIVPARDPARAALALAGIARTEVDALDLTQAASVAAFAARVVASGSAIDMLINSAGIMAAPLSRDADGHEGQFATNHLGHFRLTLGLWPALRRAGEARVVSVSSRGHQIAGIDFDDVDFTRRPYDKWVAYGQSKTANALFAMGLDARGKDACIRAFSLHPGQVLTGLARHLSAEEIAGFDTNDSEGQPRVDPDKGMKTVEQAAAMSLWCATSPLLAGLGGVYCEDSDIVEINTAEAGRKGVAPWAADASFAERLWTMSEAMTGLSLN